A region of Catenibacterium mitsuokai DNA encodes the following proteins:
- a CDS encoding IS3 family transposase, with protein MLEILGVKRANYYKWLRRNKSERDLENEELADLIRKYDVKFNHTLGYRMMADRINRDENKNYNDKQVYKVMKILGIKSIIRPKRRSCTVRKSNNTAKNNLKRDFNASRPNEKWVTDVTEFKYGKNNENKLYLSLILDLYDRYPVGYEISDHNDNNLVFNTFRSAVEANPGAHPLFHSDGGYQYTSPFFVRMLKDNGMEQSMSRVHCCIDNGPMEGFWGILKCEIYHYGKKYETREELEEAIREWIRYYSHERYQRRFGVRTPYEVRSEALCNENPVQYPIPENKAIQKYKAAHYA; from the coding sequence ATGCTTGAGATATTAGGTGTAAAGAGGGCGAATTATTATAAATGGCTTAGACGCAATAAGAGCGAAAGAGATCTTGAAAATGAGGAACTGGCAGACCTTATAAGAAAGTATGATGTGAAATTCAATCATACGCTTGGCTACAGAATGATGGCAGATAGAATAAACAGAGATGAAAACAAGAACTATAATGACAAGCAGGTCTACAAGGTGATGAAAATACTTGGCATCAAGTCAATCATAAGACCAAAAAGAAGAAGCTGTACAGTCAGAAAAAGCAATAATACAGCCAAGAATAATCTCAAAAGAGACTTCAATGCATCAAGACCTAACGAAAAATGGGTAACAGATGTCACTGAGTTCAAATATGGAAAGAATAATGAAAATAAGCTATATCTAAGCCTGATACTAGATCTTTATGACAGATATCCAGTAGGATATGAAATTAGTGACCATAATGATAATAACCTTGTCTTCAATACATTCAGATCAGCTGTAGAAGCTAATCCAGGAGCACATCCGTTATTTCATAGTGATGGTGGCTACCAGTATACGAGTCCATTCTTTGTACGTATGCTTAAGGATAATGGCATGGAACAGAGCATGTCCAGAGTTCACTGCTGCATTGATAATGGACCAATGGAAGGATTCTGGGGAATACTTAAATGTGAGATATATCATTATGGGAAGAAATATGAAACAAGAGAGGAATTAGAAGAGGCAATAAGAGAATGGATAAGATATTACAGTCATGAAAGATATCAAAGAAGATTTGGTGTGAGAACACCTTATGAAGTAAGAAGTGAAGCATTGTGCAATGAGAATCCAGTTCAGTATCCAATACCTGAGAACAAGGCGATACAGAAATATAAGGCGGCACATTATGCATAA
- a CDS encoding ATP phosphoribosyltransferase regulatory subunit: MTLEEFKYLIPEESNDATRMDASLMRTIEGHLRKTFNAHDYQELLLPTFEYADLLSGFGTNEETMFQFINHEGKRITLRTDFTVPIARIYSNAHTDEVRRYSYFGKVYRTQARHKGRSSELFQGGIELFGLPGREGDQECLSLIEETMQNIGLSDLKLELGSAKFYKRLLTLVMDRSLTDILKKKKSSEMKHLVEAHDFDEDLNKLLLILPSAFGNIKCLREVKEIVKDEELLVAIEEMESLYEFSKYKENIIFDLCMVPERSYYTGIMMKGFSYYSAHPILQGGRYDHLFDHFYKNVPSIGFSYHLNNVLDAIGKENEAND, translated from the coding sequence ATGACTTTGGAAGAATTTAAATATCTGATTCCTGAAGAAAGTAATGATGCAACTAGAATGGACGCTTCTTTAATGCGTACAATTGAAGGACATTTAAGAAAAACATTCAATGCACATGACTACCAGGAGTTATTATTACCTACATTTGAATATGCAGACTTGTTAAGTGGTTTTGGGACAAATGAAGAAACAATGTTTCAGTTCATTAACCATGAAGGAAAGCGTATCACTTTAAGAACTGACTTTACTGTACCTATTGCACGTATTTATAGTAACGCTCATACAGATGAAGTAAGACGTTATAGTTATTTTGGTAAGGTATATCGTACCCAGGCACGACATAAAGGTAGAAGTTCAGAACTATTTCAGGGTGGTATTGAGTTGTTTGGTCTTCCAGGACGTGAGGGAGATCAGGAATGCTTATCACTTATTGAAGAAACAATGCAGAATATCGGTTTAAGTGATTTAAAACTAGAACTTGGTTCTGCAAAGTTCTATAAGCGTTTATTGACTCTTGTAATGGATCGTTCTCTCACTGATATATTAAAGAAAAAGAAAAGTTCTGAGATGAAACATTTAGTAGAAGCACATGATTTTGATGAAGATTTAAATAAACTCTTATTAATTCTTCCTAGTGCTTTTGGGAATATTAAATGTTTAAGAGAAGTAAAAGAGATTGTGAAGGATGAAGAACTTTTAGTGGCTATTGAAGAGATGGAATCGTTGTATGAGTTCTCTAAGTATAAAGAGAATATTATCTTTGATTTATGTATGGTACCTGAGAGAAGTTATTATACAGGTATTATGATGAAGGGATTCTCTTATTATAGTGCCCATCCAATTCTCCAGGGAGGACGTTATGACCATTTATTCGATCATTTCTATAAGAACGTACCTTCTATTGGATTCTCATATCATTTAAATAATGTATTGGATGCAATAGGAAAGGAGAATGAAGCCAATGATTAA
- a CDS encoding helix-turn-helix domain-containing protein: protein MGRKSKFSKQQKIEICRRYLDGSESVISLAKEINAGKNTVKKWIRIFKAYGDSAFDEKPANESYTKEFKRKVVEEYLAGESSLIDIALKYNIPSDSTVLAWVKLYNDHIELKDYIPGGKEIYMAKCRKVTKEERIEIVKYCMEHNLDYSGTCKVFDVTYSNVFNWVRKYREKGEEGLSDRRGRRKKDEELDELGLLKKQLREKERELERAHLEIRLLKKVEEIERRGYAEQADSRMNISQSRKSRKKTKR, encoded by the coding sequence ATGGGAAGAAAAAGCAAGTTTTCTAAACAACAAAAAATTGAAATATGTAGAAGGTACTTAGATGGCAGTGAATCAGTTATTAGTCTAGCAAAAGAAATAAATGCTGGTAAAAACACAGTGAAAAAGTGGATTAGAATCTTTAAAGCGTATGGTGATTCTGCATTTGATGAAAAACCTGCAAATGAATCATATACAAAAGAGTTTAAAAGGAAGGTTGTAGAAGAATATCTTGCTGGTGAAAGCTCACTAATAGATATTGCGCTAAAATATAATATTCCTTCAGATAGTACAGTACTTGCATGGGTAAAGTTATATAATGATCATATAGAATTAAAGGATTATATTCCTGGAGGTAAGGAAATCTATATGGCAAAGTGCAGAAAAGTCACAAAAGAAGAAAGAATAGAGATAGTAAAGTACTGCATGGAACACAATCTTGATTATTCGGGAACGTGCAAAGTGTTTGATGTGACATATTCAAATGTATTTAACTGGGTAAGAAAGTACAGAGAAAAAGGTGAAGAAGGCTTATCAGATAGACGTGGACGCCGTAAAAAGGATGAGGAGCTAGATGAACTTGGCCTTCTAAAGAAACAGTTGAGAGAAAAGGAACGTGAGCTTGAGAGAGCTCATCTGGAGATAAGACTGTTAAAAAAAGTGGAGGAGATAGAAAGGAGAGGATATGCAGAACAAGCAGATTCGAGAATGAATATCAGTCAATCAAGGAAATCAAGGAAGAAGACAAAGAGGTAA
- a CDS encoding oleate hydratase: MDLFVKPRKRENIDAHNAYILGSDFTSLVTACYLLRDGSLKGEHIHIIDSVDSFHRYESYLSFVDDRSFYFWDILRSIPSIETEGLTVLDEMTYLNHDAPMKTVHNIQLSDQLISELVHFFFTSDEQLEGKQVKDVFSQDFMESDFYYYWHALFPVNDAYSFKVTLHRYMHILTSHSMISPKYCMYESVIVPIIEYLDAHHVVFHFNTEVTHVEIEDNTATAFTIKSEGMEETIGLTRQDLLFIHTSQSKDSIAHAVITTQDEKIIHYLRNILQKDPLSGEDITGGVIPINESAWELNWTIPRQPYYKNQKENECVILLHGLHPEKTGDYVEKSMLESKGYEICAEWLYHLGIPQDKINEFSLMSASTVPYTHTSTHCEAHINGLNYAYIGEGVSLPYEYPGSLDYLVHTAMNAVYSLLHITRSIPAYRYSIEDYLSVFSSLYGDETFMETQSFTKRLVLKELLKRIEGSDLEALLKEYKFF; this comes from the coding sequence ATGGATTTATTTGTGAAGCCAAGAAAAAGAGAAAACATTGATGCACATAATGCATATATATTGGGGAGTGACTTTACTAGCTTAGTGACTGCCTGTTATTTGTTGAGAGATGGTTCATTAAAGGGTGAACATATTCATATTATTGATTCAGTAGATTCATTTCACCGTTATGAGTCTTATCTTTCCTTTGTAGATGATCGCAGTTTCTATTTTTGGGATATATTACGTTCTATACCTTCTATAGAAACAGAGGGACTCACTGTTTTAGATGAAATGACTTATTTAAATCATGATGCACCTATGAAGACTGTTCATAATATACAATTAAGTGATCAATTGATATCAGAACTTGTTCATTTCTTCTTTACTTCAGATGAACAATTAGAAGGAAAACAGGTTAAAGATGTATTCAGTCAGGACTTTATGGAATCTGATTTCTACTATTATTGGCATGCTTTATTTCCAGTCAATGATGCTTATTCATTTAAAGTGACATTACATCGTTATATGCATATATTGACCTCTCACAGCATGATTTCTCCTAAGTACTGTATGTATGAATCAGTGATTGTACCTATTATAGAATACTTAGATGCACATCATGTTGTCTTCCATTTCAATACTGAAGTGACTCATGTAGAAATAGAAGACAATACAGCTACTGCCTTTACAATTAAGAGTGAAGGCATGGAAGAAACGATTGGACTTACAAGACAGGATCTTCTGTTTATTCATACAAGTCAAAGTAAAGATTCTATAGCCCATGCAGTTATTACAACTCAGGATGAGAAGATCATCCACTACTTAAGAAATATTCTTCAAAAAGATCCACTTTCTGGTGAAGATATTACAGGTGGTGTTATTCCAATTAATGAATCAGCCTGGGAACTCAACTGGACAATACCAAGACAGCCTTACTATAAGAACCAGAAAGAGAATGAATGTGTTATTCTACTTCATGGATTACATCCAGAGAAAACTGGTGATTATGTAGAAAAGTCTATGTTAGAAAGTAAAGGCTATGAGATATGTGCAGAATGGCTTTATCATTTAGGTATTCCACAAGATAAAATCAATGAATTCTCATTGATGTCTGCTTCTACCGTTCCTTACACTCATACTAGTACTCATTGTGAAGCACACATCAATGGATTAAATTATGCTTATATAGGTGAAGGAGTTTCATTACCTTATGAATATCCAGGAAGCTTAGATTATCTTGTGCATACCGCAATGAATGCAGTGTATAGTTTATTACATATCACAAGAAGTATTCCTGCTTATCGTTATTCTATTGAAGACTATTTAAGTGTCTTCTCATCTTTATATGGTGATGAGACATTCATGGAAACTCAGTCATTCACAAAACGTCTTGTCTTAAAAGAGTTATTAAAAAGAATAGAGGGCTCTGATCTAGAAGCCCTATTAAAGGAATATAAGTTCTTCTAG
- the hisG gene encoding ATP phosphoribosyltransferase, protein MIKIAITKGRIEKQVCKLLQQQGFDMDPIFNKDRELLIETKDGISMIFAKANDVLTFLEHGIVDVGFVGKDTLDESDFDDYYELLDLEIGKCYFALAAYPEYRTKTFNRRKRITSKYTKTAKEYFASKQEDVEIIKLESSVELGPVVGLSDAIVDIVETGSTLKANGLEVIEKISDISTRMVVNKVALKYKKDEIFKLVDALKKGDH, encoded by the coding sequence ATGATTAAGATTGCGATTACTAAAGGAAGAATAGAAAAGCAGGTATGTAAGTTATTACAACAGCAGGGCTTTGATATGGATCCTATTTTTAATAAAGACCGTGAGTTATTAATAGAGACAAAGGATGGTATTTCAATGATCTTTGCGAAGGCAAATGATGTATTGACTTTCCTAGAACACGGTATTGTGGATGTTGGATTTGTCGGTAAGGATACTTTGGATGAATCTGATTTTGATGATTATTATGAGTTATTAGATTTAGAGATTGGTAAATGTTATTTTGCGTTAGCGGCTTATCCAGAATACCGCACAAAGACATTTAATCGTCGTAAACGTATTACTTCTAAATATACAAAGACCGCAAAAGAATATTTCGCATCTAAACAGGAGGATGTAGAAATTATTAAACTGGAAAGTTCTGTAGAGCTGGGACCTGTTGTTGGTTTATCTGATGCGATTGTAGATATTGTAGAAACAGGATCTACACTTAAGGCCAATGGTCTTGAAGTGATTGAAAAGATTTCAGATATTTCTACAAGAATGGTTGTGAATAAAGTGGCTTTAAAATATAAGAAGGATGAAATATTCAAACTAGTGGATGCACTAAAGAAGGGGGATCATTAA
- a CDS encoding type II toxin-antitoxin system RelE/ParE family toxin, giving the protein MIKIFYSPKSRKDLDRIYDYIYDDLNNPIAAEKTVKGILDKISELKEYPQLGPVWYLENNIDSGFRFLTCDNYIIFYQITKETILIVRILHCLQNYVKQLF; this is encoded by the coding sequence ATGATTAAAATATTTTACTCACCAAAATCAAGAAAAGATTTGGATAGAATTTATGATTATATCTATGATGATTTGAATAATCCGATTGCAGCAGAAAAAACAGTAAAAGGAATTCTCGATAAAATTAGTGAACTTAAGGAATATCCCCAACTCGGACCAGTATGGTATTTAGAAAATAATATTGATAGTGGATTTCGATTTTTAACATGTGATAATTACATTATATTTTATCAGATTACTAAAGAAACTATTTTGATTGTACGAATACTACATTGCCTGCAAAATTATGTTAAACAATTATTTTAA